The DNA window GACTGGCAGCCAGGGCCACACTGTTAAAGTGTTCCGACTCGATAGCCACCTATTGCAGTTCACCCTAAACGGCCATTGCGGTCCtatcacatgtattttcatagaccAGTGGCAGGCCGAGATGGGCGCATCTGGTCGCAAGGATGGTGTGCTATGTGTGTGGGGCTTGAACTAGAACAGCTCCTACTAGACAATGGTTACGAGTGTTCAGCAGGCCGTTGGTAAGGGAATGGATAATTTTTATAGTGTCGATTGTTGATAACGGCCATTTAATGACGCCGCAATTAAATATAGAATGTtataaaatacattttgataatAAACAAGACTTCTATTTACATTGCTTTCAATCAGATAATTTATGTTAGAACTTGCTTTTCCTCTTCTATTTTCCCATTACCGCCTCCAGTGACCGCGTGGATGCTTTCGGTCACGGTAGAATCCTTAATTTTTCCTTTTCGCCTGCTACCATTCCTTGACCTTTCATGCAGCTTCTTGTGTCCCATCAAATGACTACGTTCAACAAATCTTTTTCCACACTATTCACAGTCATGGGGTCGTTCGCCAACATGCCTGCGATTATGCTGGGTCAAATGTGCTCTTCGAAGAAACTCCTGCCCGCAGAGGTCACATTTGTACGGGCGTTCGTTTGAATGGATTTGCATGTGCCGAGTTATgtgagaatattttttaaaccCGCCACCAGACTTCAGATCTGAATTCTCGATCTTTGCTGTGGATAAGTTTGTGCTGCGTAAGTTCTTTAGATTCAAGAAACTGTCTACCACAGATATCGCAACTGAATATTTGATCCGCAAGATTCATATCGATGTGAACACGCTGGTGATGTTTCAAACTGCTGCTTTCTACGTAGCCTTTGCCACAGATATCACACTTATACGGGCGCCCGCCAGTATGCATGCGCATGTGGCGAGTGAGTTCAGCACTAGTTATGAATTCTTTGCCACAAATATCGCACTTGTGCGATCTCTCACCTGCATGGATAAGTCTGTGTCGCGTGAGACTACTGTTTTCGGTAAACTTCCTACTGCAGATATCGCAAATGTAAGCCTGATCTTTATGGGTAAGCCGGTGCTGATCCAATTACTCAGAAGTGAAAAATTCTCTACCACATATCCGACAACGGTGCCGTCGTTCGCCGGTGTGTATCCGTTTGTGGCGGCTTAGATTTGTACCCTTGGTGTATGCTTTACCGCAAATATCACAGGAGTACGGTCGCGTGCCGGCATGTACGCGCTTGTGAACTGCCAGCTGTCTCTTCTTAGGGAATGATTGGTCACACATTCCGCACTCATAGGTTTTATCGATGGTTGTTTGCAGTACGGTGGCATGTGTGACATTGTCACCTGGACTTGTTGACTGTGTTGTCTGTCTAGAAAGAAAATAGGGGAAAGTGCATtcgatattaatattttttaaaaaaatgcattcttATATATTAAAATCTCCGAAAAACGGGTTATGATCTCAAAAAATCTAACTTATTTTTGAAGCATATGAATTCAATGAAGCGGAATAAGCATATCATAACAACTTACCGTTCACCTATCTCCACCTTACCGTCCtatcacatgtattttcatagaccTGTGACAGGCCGAGATGGGCGCATCTAGTTGCCATTGCCAGGATGTGTGTGGGACACATTTAGGTTCACTAGTCATATGGGACGACAATACTGGAGATGTAGCTTGGGAAGTCAGGCTTGACTGTTCCAATTCACAACTAAGTCCGAAGATTATGCTACCTGCCAGTGGTTGGGTAATTTGTGACTACGGAAATCAAATGTGAATCGTTCGTAATATCCATTACATGATCAAATGCGCTGATGGGTTAGGCTTTGGATTCAGCTATATTCCATCGTCATTGAAGCTAGATCATAGAACCATGTTAATTTGATAGACTGAAAGTGTTATTAGTAGCATATGCTGGTCCCACACACATCCTGGCAATGGCAACTAGATGCGCCCATCTCGGCCTGCCACAggtctatgaaaatacatgtgataGGACGGTAAGGGCGAGATAGGTGAACGGTAAGTTGTTATGATATGCTTATTCCGCTTCATTGAATTCATATGCTTCAAAAATAAGTAGCACAAACAGCTAGCAGCCCAGCTAGTATTGTTCTTTCTGCTTGCAACCAACCTGGttatattgatgtcaatgctaaATTCGCTGTTACAGCTGTATGATCGCTATACTGTCCCATTTGTTATGGAATTCGCTAttaacatgggacagttatgcttagaGCACCAGATTCTAAAAGCGACCAATTTTGACCAATCACTGGAGACAAAATCACGCGtaacaattaataataaattattgctgagtaatttttgttgtacatgaataaaacatatctATTTTCTCGTTACCTATGGCTAAATAACCATTCGAAAGGTTATGAGTTTATGTTGTCGCATTTTATAATCATTTATACTACTTTCAAGCGATCGATTTTCAAGATATGACTCGCACTTTAACCACCCCTTCACCGCGtcatcaaaatataaataagtCATACTCCTAATGaactaatatttattaaaacattTACTAAATAAAAACATAGACCTGATAGTTCGTTTCGAtagtcatttaattttcagtCTGCAATAAGTATGTCATCAAGTGCCTTAATTCTTATTCTTTTTTAGCCCACGTACGCACCGGTTCGACAGGAAGCATTAGTTTATTTCAGCAATCCGTCCACAGCGTTGCCAGCTCAACATAACGCATCCGTTGAGGAGCTTCGATGTATTCTGGAGTTTCACCAGTAGGGTTACCGGTGACATGTTTGGAAGTGGCGGGAGGTACAGTCATGACTGGCAGCCAGGGCCACACTGTTAAAGTGTTCCGACTCGATAGCCACCTATTGCAGTTCACCCTAAACGGCCATTGCGGTCCtatcacatgtattttcatagaccAGTGGCAGGCCGAGATGGGCGCATCTGGTCGCAAGGATGGTGTGCTATGTGTGTGGGGCTTGAACTAGAACAGCTCCTACTAGACAATGGTTACGAGTGTTCAGCAGGCCGTTGGTAAGGGAATGGATAATTTTTATAGTGTCGATTGTTGATAACGGCCATTTAATGACGCCGCAATTAAATATAGAATGTtataaaatacattttgataatAAACAAGACTTCTATTTACATTGCTTTCAATCAGATAATTTATGTTAGAACTTGCTTTTCCTCTTCTATTTTCCCATTACCGCCTCCAGTGACCGCGTGGATGCTTTCGGTCACGGTAGAATCCTTAATTTTTCCTTTTCGCCTGCTACCATTCCTTGACCTTTCATGCAGCTTCTTGTGTCCCATCAAATGACTACGTTCAACAAATCTTTTTCCACACTATTCACAGTCATGGGGTCGTTCGCCAACATGCCTGCGATTATGCTGGGTCAAATGTGCTCTTCGAAGAAACTCCTGCCCGCAGAGGTCACATTTGTACGGGCGTTCGTTTGAATGGATTTGCATGTGCCGAGTTATgtgagaatattttttaaaccCGCCACCAGACTTCAGATCTGAATTCTCGATCTTTGCTGTGGATAAGTTTGTGCTGCGTAAGTTCTTTAGATTCAAGAAACTGTCTACCACAGATATCGCAACTGAATATTTGATCCGCAAGATTCATATCGATGTGAACACGCTGGTGATGTTTCAAACTGCTGCTTTCTACGTAGCCTTTGCCACAGATATCACACTTATACGGGCGCCCGCCAGTATGCATGCGCATGTGGCGAGTGAGTTCAGCACTAGTTATGAATTCTTTGCCACAAATATCGCACTTGTGCGATCTCTCACCTGCATGGATAAGTCTGTGTCGCGTGAGACTACTGTTTTCGGTAAACTTCCTACTGCAGATATCGCAAATGTAAGCCTGATCTTTATGGGTAAGCCGGTGCTGATCCAATTACTCAGAAGTGAAAAATTCTCTACCACATATCCGACAACGGTGCCGTCGTTCGCCGGTGTGTATCCGTTTGTGGCGGCTTAGATTTGTACCCTTGGTGTATGCTTTACCGCAAATATCACAGGAGTACGGTCGCGTGCCGGCATGTACGCGCTTGTGAACTGCCAGCTGTCTCTTCTTAGGGAATGATTGGTCACACATTCCGCACTCATAGGTTTTATCGATGGTTGTTTGCAGTACGGTGGCATGTGTGACATTGTCACCTGGACTTGTTGACTGTGTTGTCTGTCTAGAAAGAAAATAGGGGAAAGTGCATtcgatattaatatttttttaaaaaatgcattcTTATATATTAAAATCTCCGAAAAACGGGTTATGATCTCAAAAAATCTAACTTATTTTTGAAGCATATGAATTCAATGAAGCGGAATAAGCATATCATAACAACTTACCGTTCACCTATCTCCACCTTACCGTCCtatcacatgtattttcatagaccTGTGACAGGCCGAGATGGGCGCATCTAGTTGCCATTGCCAGGATGTGTGTGGGACACATTTAGGTTCACTAGTCGTATGGGACGACAATACTGGAGATGTAGCTTGGGAAGTCAGGCTTGACTGTTCCAATTCACAACTAAGTCCGAAGATTATGCTACCTGCCAGTGGTTGGGTAATTTGTGACTATGGAAATCAAATGTGAATCGTTCGTAATATCCATTACATGATCAAATGCGCTGATGGGTTAGGCTTTGGATTCAGCTATATTCCATCGTCATTGAAGCTAGATCATAGAACCATGTTAATTTGATAGACTGAAAGTGTTATTAGTAGCATATGCTGGTCCCACACACATCCTGGCAATGGCAACTAGATGCGCCCATCTCGGCCTGCCACAggtctatgaaaatacatgtgataGGACGGTAAGGGCGAGATAGGTGAACGGTAAGTTGTTATGATATGCTTATTCCGCTTCATTGAATTCATATGCTTCAAAAATAAGTAGCACAAACAGCTAGCAGCCCAGCTAGTATTGTTCTTTCTGCTTGCAACCAACCTGGttatattgatgtcaatgctaaATTCGCTGTTACAGCTGTATGATCGCTATACTGTCCCATTTGTTATGGAATTCGCTAttaacatgggacagttatgcttagaGCACCAGATTCTAAAAGCGACCAATTTTGACCAATCACTGGAGACAAAATCACGCGtaacaattaataataaattattgctgagtaatttttgttgtacatgaataaaacatatctATTTTCTCGTTACCTATGGCTAAATAACCATTCGAAAGGTTATGAGTTTATGTTGTCGCATTTTATAATCATTTATACTACTTTCAAGCGATCGATTTTCAAGATATGACTCGCACTTTAACCACCCCTTCACCGCGtcatcaaaatataaataagtCATACTCCTAATGaactaatatttattaaaacattTACTAAATAAAAACATAGACCTGATAGTTCGTTTGCAAAAAAACACAGAAGCACAgtgaatagacctttctcgtcaaaaaattttatatgataggatgcttccttttttatccccaattcgttacttcctactgccgcgatgatttggaacctctaactattgaaaaaatcaaaaatagtgcaagctgctcatttaaccccatattctgaatacctatcttgccttgtttccccgtatttttacaccatttggatgaatttcctatggggaatactaaaaggatgccagatctgcatatatattagtaaatctgtagattttgcattttcactgcagatcttttgcagattacaaatatttagcagaacaaagcctatgccagccaatttatacaccagccttcaacatttttgatcatttaaattatatacatactacatttctacgtcgcatttattgaagatttttgtagcaatctgcagacttttatatttttaatgcaggctattgtttaaatagacctggcatcacgtatgctgaaatgattcattcatattgaattctacaagatgacgacacgaatgaactcataatgaatgaagttcatgtttgacaattctcggtggtttgtttactttgtcagatgcgtgagtgcgagcgcaacgggtgctcatctattacattcgaactcacgtaacttccatctaaacaaaccaccgagaattgtcaaaagaagttcatccggctcgcTTTGTGGGGTTAAGTCGGTTGATGTAATACCTAATACCTGTCAAAAAAATAGAGCgttgtatgaaaatgtataacctcacttttctgacagttcggtgtgcttgtttacctaagacttgttgacacggacttttaaaatttacattacttgaatacattcgatgctctttgaaagaatatcaactcaagagggatgaggattggaacaatggtaacctggttcatacattgaccaatcggcgctggatgtaaaacccggtggcatatgctgaatcga is part of the Topomyia yanbarensis strain Yona2022 chromosome 1, ASM3024719v1, whole genome shotgun sequence genome and encodes:
- the LOC131675870 gene encoding zinc finger protein ZFP2-like — protein: MATRCAHLGLSQVYENTCDRTTTQSTSPGDNVTHATVLQTTIDKTYECGMCDQSFPKKRQLAVHKRVHAGTRPYSCDICGKAYTKGTNLSRHKRIHTGERRHLDQHRLTHKDQAYICDICSRKFTENSSLTRHRLIHAGERSHKCDICGKEFITSAELTRHMRMHTGGRPYKCDICGKGYVESSSLKHHQRVHIDMNLADQIFSCDICECIFLKNINIECTFPYFLSRQTTQSTSPGDNVTHATVLQTTIDKTYECGMCDQSFPKKRQLAVHKRVHAGTRPYSCDICGKAYTKGTNLSRHKRIHTGERRHRCRICDQHRLTHKDQAYICDICSRKFTENSSLTRHRLIHAGERSHKCDICGKEFITSAELTRHMRMHTGGRPYKCDICGKGYVESSSLKHHQRVHIDMNLADQIFSCDICGRQFLESKELTQHKLIHSKDREFRSEVWWRV